From the Streptomyces sp. SN-593 genome, the window GGTGTCGCCGCTCAGGTCCTCCGAGGGCTCCAGGCTCCCGCACAGCGTGAACTGCGCGGCCTCGCAGGACAGCGACGTCGGCAGCAGCTGGTACTGGATCTCCGCGGCCAGGGTGGGCGGCCTGGAGCGTTTGCCCCAGGTGTACAGATCGGTGAACCGCCCGTTGGCGATCACGATGTAGGCCAGGATGTGGGCTGCTTCCCCGATCTCGGCGAGGACGTCCTCGCCGAGGTCGCTCGGCAGGAGCAGTTCGAGCAGCCCGATGGCATCCCCCCGGTTGGTGACCGGAACGATCACCCGCTGTTCCCGGCCGAACGCCTCCTGATGGAGCCGCTGGGTGCGGATCACCTGTTCGTAGACGCTGCCCGGGAGGGGGATACGCTCCGCTTCCCGCCCGTCCCGCCCGGCGTCGGTGGTGGACAGCCGTGCCACCGCCTTCCCCGTCAGGTCCACGATGAGGAAGGAGACCTTCGTCGCCTCGAACCGCCGCCGCAGGTCGTCCGCGACGACGTCGACGGCATCCACCGGGGCCGCGGTCTCCGCCGCCGTCAGCAGCCGGGGAAGTCCGCTGTGGCCATCTCTCACGACCGGCTCCCTTCCCCCCTCCTCCTACCAGCTTCGGAAACTTCGCGGTGGGCGTCAATCCGTGACCGGCCGCCCCGGTCTCCGGTCCCACTTCCCGGTGTCGGGGTCCGGTGGGCGGTTCCTGGCGACGTGGGTCCGACGGGGGCCCTTGTGGGTCCCGGAGGTGTGCTCAGCGGCCCAGGGCCCTGCTCAGCTCGGCCTTGGTCATGTGCGAGCGGCCCTTGACGTTGCGCTGCCTCGCCTCGTTGTAGAGCTGGTCCCTGGTCGGGCCCTGGGCGCCGGAGTGGGAGCGCCGGCCGCCCCGCCGGGAGGACGACATGTCCCGGGTGGAGGTGCGGCTGGCGGTCTTCGACTCGCCCGCGCGCGCCCGCTCCTTGTTCACCGTCCGCGCGGCGATCTCCTTCGCCCGGCCGGGCGACTCTCCGCGCTCGCGCGCGCTGTCCTTGATGTGCTCGTACTGGCGTTCGCGCTTGGCGTTCGCACCTCGGGGCATGACTGCCACCTTTCCCACTCTCGGTTCGGCACGGGCGCACCGCCCCGCCCCAGGGCCCGCGACACGGTTCGGGTGCCCACGAAGGCGGGGCGCATTCCTCCCCGAGCGGCGTGATCCGCCGAGTCGCCGTGCCGGGTCCACGGCGCCCCCAGCGGTGGGGCGCGTGGGGCCGAACGCCACTGCCGGACCGGTCCCTCGCCCGCACCCGGTACGACTGCCGGGGGCGGACGGCCGCGGCGCGCGGGGACGCGGACATCCGCGCCCCGGCGTCCGCGCGGGGGGCGCGGACGCCGGGGCGCCGATACCGTGGAGGGAGAGGGTGCGGGTCGACCAGCTCACCACGAGAAGAGGCGCCGGATCATGAGCACCGATGCGCGGACGCGGGTGCTGGGCGAGCTGATCACGGCCAGCCACCTGATGACGCTGGAGCAGGTCCCCCGCACGGTCAGCGCGTACGCGGCGCGGGCCGGGTGGCCGGGCGTGCTGATCTACGTGAGCGACCTCCAGCAGGACCAGTTGTACCTCCTGACCGGCCCCGGCGGTGCCTCGGACGACTCGGACGACTCGGGCGACTCGGGCGGGGAGGCCGAGGGCGCGCCCGCTGAGCTGGCGGTCGAGGGCACCGTGGCGGGCCGCGCCTTCCAGATCGGCGAGGTGCTGCCCGCCTCGGCGTCCTCGACCGGCCAGTGGTGGATACCGCTGCTGGACGGCAGCGAGCGCTTGG encodes:
- a CDS encoding plasmid stabilization protein; translated protein: MPRGANAKRERQYEHIKDSARERGESPGRAKEIAARTVNKERARAGESKTASRTSTRDMSSSRRGGRRSHSGAQGPTRDQLYNEARQRNVKGRSHMTKAELSRALGR